A window of Desulfovibrio desulfuricans DSM 642 contains these coding sequences:
- the tig gene encoding trigger factor, translating into MEYSAEDISPVRKKVVITTEAQEVEAAIMGAVALYKTSVQLDGFRKGKVPASVIEQRFRDKIYEEARQDLINVHINDVMQKLDVSPLAGVDVDAKGTFERGQGYEYSIEFEMLPSFTLPPYEGMEVEQEKVVVDEKEVQEVIDRIRRDRGELVPVEGAGPAVDGQVATIDFAAFENGEPLEGVKAESFDLALGERQALEDFEALVKTIRYGEEGEGQITFPEDFLAKDLAGKTVTMKVRVHAIKERKLPELNDDLAKTVGLESVEKLREAITGSYTQSRANLNKSAAQKTLLDRLLKMVEFELPPSLVDTQVRTLLGDMASRLERQGRSIDSLGKSMDELRAEVQPQADELARSQVLLLSVAKKEALDVTDNEVNTQIYQMSMRTGEDFKTLRESYERSGMIFVLRDRMLADKAMDLIYAKSKVTEVEPKAPAEGDAAPGAPASAQD; encoded by the coding sequence GTGGAATATAGCGCAGAAGACATTTCGCCGGTCAGAAAAAAGGTCGTCATCACCACCGAAGCCCAGGAAGTGGAAGCAGCCATCATGGGCGCCGTGGCGCTGTACAAAACATCGGTGCAGCTGGACGGTTTCCGCAAGGGCAAGGTTCCGGCGTCGGTCATCGAACAGCGCTTCCGCGACAAGATTTATGAAGAAGCCCGCCAGGATCTGATTAACGTCCATATCAACGACGTGATGCAGAAGCTCGACGTTTCGCCCCTCGCAGGTGTTGACGTGGATGCCAAGGGCACCTTTGAGCGCGGTCAGGGCTACGAATACAGCATCGAGTTTGAAATGCTGCCCTCCTTCACCCTTCCTCCTTATGAAGGTATGGAAGTGGAGCAGGAAAAAGTGGTCGTGGACGAAAAGGAAGTGCAGGAAGTTATCGACCGCATCCGCCGCGACCGTGGCGAGCTTGTGCCCGTTGAAGGCGCTGGCCCCGCTGTGGACGGTCAGGTTGCCACCATCGACTTTGCCGCCTTTGAAAACGGCGAGCCACTGGAAGGCGTGAAGGCCGAAAGCTTTGACCTCGCCCTTGGCGAACGTCAGGCCCTTGAAGATTTTGAAGCCCTGGTGAAGACCATCCGCTACGGCGAAGAAGGCGAAGGCCAGATCACCTTCCCCGAAGATTTTCTTGCCAAGGATCTGGCAGGCAAAACCGTCACCATGAAGGTGCGCGTGCACGCCATCAAGGAGCGCAAGCTTCCTGAACTGAACGACGACCTCGCCAAGACCGTTGGCCTTGAAAGCGTGGAAAAGCTGCGCGAAGCCATCACCGGCAGCTATACCCAGAGCCGCGCCAACCTCAACAAGAGCGCCGCGCAGAAGACCCTGCTTGACCGTCTGCTGAAGATGGTTGAATTTGAACTGCCGCCCAGCCTTGTTGACACCCAGGTGCGCACCCTGCTGGGCGACATGGCCTCCCGCCTCGAACGTCAGGGCCGCAGCATTGATTCCCTTGGCAAGAGTATGGACGAACTGCGCGCCGAAGTGCAGCCCCAGGCTGACGAACTGGCCCGCTCGCAGGTTCTGCTGCTCTCCGTTGCCAAGAAAGAAGCACTTGACGTTACCGACAATGAGGTCAACACTCAGATTTACCAGATGAGCATGCGTACTGGCGAAGATTTCAAGACCCTGCGTGAAAGCTATGAACGCTCGGGCATGATCTTTGTGCTGCGTGACCGCATGCTGGCCGACAAGGCCATGGATCTGATCTACGCCAAGTCCAAGGTGACCGAAGTGGAGCCCAAGGCGCCAGCCGAGGGCGACGCCGCGCCGGGCGCACCCGCCAGCGCTCAGGACTAA
- the selD gene encoding selenide, water dikinase SelD encodes MKLLEKARAAGUAAKLAPGALERLLRGLPSDTRPDLEARVLAGRARNEDAVVLTVPPGCALVQTVDILAPIVNDAFAFGRIAAANALSDVYAMGGQPWSAMNVAFFPQALAEDDPQHILENILRGGLDAMNEAGAVLAGGHTVQDEELKYGLAVTGIIDPSHMARNDGLKPGQTLLLTKPLGTGVLATAVKARWDGAEESEAEVTRWCSRLNSVAGGVVRDLKIAAATDITGFGLGGHALEMALASGVTVVLNAEALPLMPRALEYARDGLIPAGSHLNRKYWACSTLVEDGVDEALTSLAFDAQTSGGLLLAVPPEMVPQAREMLLAGGDLACEVGKVVAPRPDGAALVLR; translated from the coding sequence ATGAAACTGCTGGAAAAAGCCCGCGCGGCCGGTTGAGCCGCCAAGCTGGCTCCAGGGGCCCTGGAGCGACTTTTACGCGGCCTGCCGTCCGATACGCGCCCTGACCTTGAGGCCAGGGTTCTGGCTGGTCGCGCCCGGAACGAAGACGCCGTTGTGCTGACCGTTCCCCCTGGCTGCGCCCTGGTGCAGACCGTGGATATTCTTGCGCCCATTGTCAATGATGCCTTTGCCTTTGGCCGTATTGCCGCCGCCAACGCGCTTTCGGATGTCTACGCCATGGGCGGCCAGCCGTGGAGCGCCATGAACGTGGCCTTTTTTCCGCAGGCTCTGGCAGAGGACGACCCGCAGCACATACTGGAAAACATCCTGCGCGGCGGCCTTGACGCCATGAACGAAGCGGGGGCCGTGCTGGCTGGCGGTCACACGGTGCAGGACGAGGAACTCAAATATGGTCTGGCGGTCACGGGCATCATAGATCCCTCCCACATGGCCCGCAACGATGGCCTGAAACCGGGCCAGACCCTGCTGCTGACCAAACCGCTGGGCACAGGAGTGCTCGCCACGGCGGTCAAGGCCCGCTGGGACGGTGCCGAAGAAAGCGAGGCCGAGGTTACACGCTGGTGCTCCCGCCTCAACAGTGTTGCCGGGGGCGTTGTGCGCGACCTCAAAATCGCCGCCGCCACAGACATAACAGGCTTTGGCCTTGGCGGGCATGCGCTTGAAATGGCCCTGGCCTCAGGCGTTACCGTGGTACTGAATGCCGAGGCCCTGCCCCTCATGCCGCGCGCTCTTGAATACGCGCGCGATGGGCTTATACCCGCAGGCAGCCACCTGAACAGAAAATATTGGGCCTGTTCCACTCTTGTGGAAGATGGCGTGGACGAAGCGCTCACGAGCCTCGCCTTTGACGCGCAGACCTCCGGCGGGCTGCTGCTGGCCGTGCCGCCAGAGATGGTGCCGCAGGCGCGCGAAATGCTGCTGGCTGGCGGTGATCTGGCCTGCGAGGTGGGCAAGGTTGTTGCGCCAAGGCCTGACGGCGCAGCCCTGGTGCTGCGCTGA